From the genome of Symphalangus syndactylus isolate Jambi chromosome 7, NHGRI_mSymSyn1-v2.1_pri, whole genome shotgun sequence, one region includes:
- the NAPRT gene encoding nicotinate phosphoribosyltransferase isoform X3: MAAEQDPEGRAAARPLLTDLYQATMALGYWRAGRARDAAEFELFFRRCPFGGAFTLAAGLRDCVRFLRAFRLRDADVQFLASVLPPDTDPAFFEHLRALDCSEVTVRALPEGSLAFPGVPLLQVSGPLLVVQLLETPLLCLVSYASLVATNAARLRLIAGPEKRLLEMGLRRAQGPDGGLTASTYSYLGGFDSSSNVLAGQLRGVPVAGTLAHSFVTSFSGSEVPPDPMLVPAAGEGPGVDLAAKAQVWLEHVCAHLGLGVQEPHPGERAAFVAYALAFPRAFQGLLDSYSVWRSGLPNFLAVALALGELGYRAVGVRLDSGDLLQQAQEIRKVFRAASAQFQVPWLESVPIAVSNNIDEEALARLAQEGSEVNVIGIGTSVVTCPQQPSLGGVYKLVAVGGQPRMKLTEDPEKQTLPGSKAAFRLLGSDGSLLMDVLQLAEEPAPQAGQELRVWPPGAQEPCTVRPAQLCEPLPSLAESRALAQLSLSQLSPEHRRLRSPAQYQVVLSERLQALVNSLRAGPSP; the protein is encoded by the exons ATGGCGGCGGAGCAGGACCCCGAGGGGCGCGCGGCGGCGCGGCCGCTGCTCACTGACCTCTACCAGGCCACCATGGCGTTGGGCTATTGGCGCGCGGGCCGGGCGCGGGACGCCGCCGAGTTCGAGCTCTTCTTCCGCCGCTGCCCGTTCGGCGGCGCCTTCACCTTGGCCGCCGGCCTGCGCGACTGTGTGCGCTTCCTGCGCGCCTTCCGCCTGCGGGACGCCG ACGTGCAGTTCCTGGCCTCGGTGCTGCCCCCAGACACCGACCCTGCGTTCTTCGAGCACCTGCGGGCCCTCGACTGCTCCGAGGTGACGGTTCGAGCCCTGCCCGAGGGCTCCCTCGCCTTCCCAGGC GTGCCGCTCCTGCAGGTGTCCGGGCCGCTCCTGGTGGTGCAGCTGCTGGAGACACCGCTGCTCTGCCTGGTCAGCTACGCCAG CCTGGTGGCCACCAACGCAGCGCGGCTTCGCTTGATCGCAGGGCCAGAGAAGCGGCTGCTAGAGATGGGCCTGAGGCGGGCTCAGGGCCCCGATGGGGGCCTGACAGCCTCCACCTACAGCTACCTGGGCG GCTTCGACAGCAGCAGCAACGTGCTAGCGGGCCAGCTGCGAGGTGTGCCGGTGGCCGGGACCCTGGCCCACTCTTTCGTCACTTCCTTTTCAGGCAGCGAGGTGCCCCCTGACCCG ATGTTGGTGCCGGCAGCTGGTGAGGGCCCTGGGGTGGACCTGGCGGCCAAAGCCCAGGTGTGGCTGGAGCATGTGTGTGCCCacctggggctgggggtgcagGAGCCGCACCCAGGCGAGCGGGCAGCCTTTGTGGCCTATGCCTTGGCTTTTCCCCGGGCCTTCCAGGGCCTCCTGGACTCCTACAGCGTGTGGAG GAGTGGTCTCCCCAACTTCCTAGCAGTCGCCCTGGCCCTGGGAGAGCTGGGCTACCGGGCAGTGGGCGTGAGGCTGGACAGTGGCGACCTGCTACAGCAGGCCCAGGAGATCCGCAAGGTCTTCCGAGCTGCTTCAGCCCA GTTCCAGGTGCCCTGGCTGGAGTCAGTCCCCATCGCAGTCAGCAACAACATTGACGAGGAGGCGCTGGCCCGACTGGCCCAAGAG GGCAGTGAGGTGAATGTCATTGGCATTGGCACCAGTGTGGTCACCTGCCCCCAACAGCCTTCCCTGGGCGGCGTCTATAAG CTGGTGGCCGTGGGGGGCCAGCCACGAATGAAGCTGACGGAGGACCCTGAGAAGCAGACGTTGCCTGGGAGCAAGGCTGCTTTCCGGCTCCTGGGCTCTGACG GGTCTCTACTCATGGACGTGCTACAGTTAGCAGAAGAGCCGGCGCCACAGGCTGGCCAGGAGCTGAGGGTGTGGCCTCCAGGGGCCCAGGAGCCCTGCACCGTGAGGCCAGCCCAG CTGTGTGAGCCGCTCCCATCCCTGGCAGAGTCTAGAGCCTTGGCCCAGCTGTCCCTGAGCCAACTCAGCCCTGAGCACAGGCGGTTGCGGAGCCCTGCACAGTACCAG GTGGTACTGTCCGAGAGGCTGCAGGCCCTGGTGAACAGTCTGCGTGCAGGGCCGTCCCCCTGA
- the NAPRT gene encoding nicotinate phosphoribosyltransferase isoform X5, giving the protein MAAEQDPEGRAAARPLLTDLYQATMALGYWRAGRARDAAEFELFFRRCPFGGAFTLAAGLRDCVRFLRAFRLRDADVQFLASVLPPDTDPAFFEHLRALDCSEVTVRALPEGSLAFPGVPLLQVSGPLLVVQLLETPLLCLVSYASLVATNAARLRLIAGPEKRLLEMGLRRAQGPDGGLTASTYSYLGGFDSSSNVLAGQLRGVPVAGTLAHSFVTSFSGSEVPPDPMLVPAAGEGPGVDLAAKAQVWLEHVCAHLGLGVQEPHPGERAAFVAYALAFPRAFQGLLDSYSVWRSGLPNFLAVALALGELGYRAVGVRLDSGDLLQQAQEIRKVFRAASAQFQVPWLESVPIAVSNNIDEEALARLAQELVAVGGQPRMKLTEDPEKQTLPGSKAAFRLLGSDGSLLMDVLQLAEEPAPQAGQELRVWPPGAQEPCTVRPAQVEPLLRLCLQQGQLCEPLPSLAESRALAQLSLSQLSPEHRRLRSPAQYQVVLSERLQALVNSLRAGPSP; this is encoded by the exons ATGGCGGCGGAGCAGGACCCCGAGGGGCGCGCGGCGGCGCGGCCGCTGCTCACTGACCTCTACCAGGCCACCATGGCGTTGGGCTATTGGCGCGCGGGCCGGGCGCGGGACGCCGCCGAGTTCGAGCTCTTCTTCCGCCGCTGCCCGTTCGGCGGCGCCTTCACCTTGGCCGCCGGCCTGCGCGACTGTGTGCGCTTCCTGCGCGCCTTCCGCCTGCGGGACGCCG ACGTGCAGTTCCTGGCCTCGGTGCTGCCCCCAGACACCGACCCTGCGTTCTTCGAGCACCTGCGGGCCCTCGACTGCTCCGAGGTGACGGTTCGAGCCCTGCCCGAGGGCTCCCTCGCCTTCCCAGGC GTGCCGCTCCTGCAGGTGTCCGGGCCGCTCCTGGTGGTGCAGCTGCTGGAGACACCGCTGCTCTGCCTGGTCAGCTACGCCAG CCTGGTGGCCACCAACGCAGCGCGGCTTCGCTTGATCGCAGGGCCAGAGAAGCGGCTGCTAGAGATGGGCCTGAGGCGGGCTCAGGGCCCCGATGGGGGCCTGACAGCCTCCACCTACAGCTACCTGGGCG GCTTCGACAGCAGCAGCAACGTGCTAGCGGGCCAGCTGCGAGGTGTGCCGGTGGCCGGGACCCTGGCCCACTCTTTCGTCACTTCCTTTTCAGGCAGCGAGGTGCCCCCTGACCCG ATGTTGGTGCCGGCAGCTGGTGAGGGCCCTGGGGTGGACCTGGCGGCCAAAGCCCAGGTGTGGCTGGAGCATGTGTGTGCCCacctggggctgggggtgcagGAGCCGCACCCAGGCGAGCGGGCAGCCTTTGTGGCCTATGCCTTGGCTTTTCCCCGGGCCTTCCAGGGCCTCCTGGACTCCTACAGCGTGTGGAG GAGTGGTCTCCCCAACTTCCTAGCAGTCGCCCTGGCCCTGGGAGAGCTGGGCTACCGGGCAGTGGGCGTGAGGCTGGACAGTGGCGACCTGCTACAGCAGGCCCAGGAGATCCGCAAGGTCTTCCGAGCTGCTTCAGCCCA GTTCCAGGTGCCCTGGCTGGAGTCAGTCCCCATCGCAGTCAGCAACAACATTGACGAGGAGGCGCTGGCCCGACTGGCCCAAGAG CTGGTGGCCGTGGGGGGCCAGCCACGAATGAAGCTGACGGAGGACCCTGAGAAGCAGACGTTGCCTGGGAGCAAGGCTGCTTTCCGGCTCCTGGGCTCTGACG GGTCTCTACTCATGGACGTGCTACAGTTAGCAGAAGAGCCGGCGCCACAGGCTGGCCAGGAGCTGAGGGTGTGGCCTCCAGGGGCCCAGGAGCCCTGCACCGTGAGGCCAGCCCAGGTGGAGCCGCTGCTGCGGCTCTGCCTCCAGCAGGGACAG CTGTGTGAGCCGCTCCCATCCCTGGCAGAGTCTAGAGCCTTGGCCCAGCTGTCCCTGAGCCAACTCAGCCCTGAGCACAGGCGGTTGCGGAGCCCTGCACAGTACCAG GTGGTACTGTCCGAGAGGCTGCAGGCCCTGGTGAACAGTCTGCGTGCAGGGCCGTCCCCCTGA
- the NAPRT gene encoding nicotinate phosphoribosyltransferase isoform X1, whose amino-acid sequence MAAEQDPEGRAAARPLLTDLYQATMALGYWRAGRARDAAEFELFFRRCPFGGAFTLAAGLRDCVRFLRAFRLRDADVQFLASVLPPDTDPAFFEHLRALDCSEVPLLQVSGPLLVVQLLETPLLCLVSYASLVATNAARLRLIAGPEKRLLEMGLRRAQGPDGGLTASTYSYLGGFDSSSNVLAGQLRGVPVAGTLAHSFVTSFSGSEVPPDPMLVPAAGEGPGVDLAAKAQVWLEHVCAHLGLGVQEPHPGERAAFVAYALAFPRAFQGLLDSYSVWRSGLPNFLAVALALGELGYRAVGVRLDSGDLLQQAQEIRKVFRAASAQFQVPWLESVPIAVSNNIDEEALARLAQEGSEVNVIGIGTSVVTCPQQPSLGGVYKLVAVGGQPRMKLTEDPEKQTLPGSKAAFRLLGSDGSLLMDVLQLAEEPAPQAGQELRVWPPGAQEPCTVRPAQVEPLLRLCLQQGQLCEPLPSLAESRALAQLSLSQLSPEHRRLRSPAQYQVGGRPALSFCPVCPRPPPAHRSPPLLPAGGTVREAAGPGEQSACRAVPLRLAAGLPGNNTNHSFLPTACPVLFVSSVHPAHRLGLPGWGWAGVRNLSLREQEDLHPNESTGPAGVGDSPVLKPEGQ is encoded by the exons ATGGCGGCGGAGCAGGACCCCGAGGGGCGCGCGGCGGCGCGGCCGCTGCTCACTGACCTCTACCAGGCCACCATGGCGTTGGGCTATTGGCGCGCGGGCCGGGCGCGGGACGCCGCCGAGTTCGAGCTCTTCTTCCGCCGCTGCCCGTTCGGCGGCGCCTTCACCTTGGCCGCCGGCCTGCGCGACTGTGTGCGCTTCCTGCGCGCCTTCCGCCTGCGGGACGCCG ACGTGCAGTTCCTGGCCTCGGTGCTGCCCCCAGACACCGACCCTGCGTTCTTCGAGCACCTGCGGGCCCTCGACTGCTCCGAG GTGCCGCTCCTGCAGGTGTCCGGGCCGCTCCTGGTGGTGCAGCTGCTGGAGACACCGCTGCTCTGCCTGGTCAGCTACGCCAG CCTGGTGGCCACCAACGCAGCGCGGCTTCGCTTGATCGCAGGGCCAGAGAAGCGGCTGCTAGAGATGGGCCTGAGGCGGGCTCAGGGCCCCGATGGGGGCCTGACAGCCTCCACCTACAGCTACCTGGGCG GCTTCGACAGCAGCAGCAACGTGCTAGCGGGCCAGCTGCGAGGTGTGCCGGTGGCCGGGACCCTGGCCCACTCTTTCGTCACTTCCTTTTCAGGCAGCGAGGTGCCCCCTGACCCG ATGTTGGTGCCGGCAGCTGGTGAGGGCCCTGGGGTGGACCTGGCGGCCAAAGCCCAGGTGTGGCTGGAGCATGTGTGTGCCCacctggggctgggggtgcagGAGCCGCACCCAGGCGAGCGGGCAGCCTTTGTGGCCTATGCCTTGGCTTTTCCCCGGGCCTTCCAGGGCCTCCTGGACTCCTACAGCGTGTGGAG GAGTGGTCTCCCCAACTTCCTAGCAGTCGCCCTGGCCCTGGGAGAGCTGGGCTACCGGGCAGTGGGCGTGAGGCTGGACAGTGGCGACCTGCTACAGCAGGCCCAGGAGATCCGCAAGGTCTTCCGAGCTGCTTCAGCCCA GTTCCAGGTGCCCTGGCTGGAGTCAGTCCCCATCGCAGTCAGCAACAACATTGACGAGGAGGCGCTGGCCCGACTGGCCCAAGAG GGCAGTGAGGTGAATGTCATTGGCATTGGCACCAGTGTGGTCACCTGCCCCCAACAGCCTTCCCTGGGCGGCGTCTATAAG CTGGTGGCCGTGGGGGGCCAGCCACGAATGAAGCTGACGGAGGACCCTGAGAAGCAGACGTTGCCTGGGAGCAAGGCTGCTTTCCGGCTCCTGGGCTCTGACG GGTCTCTACTCATGGACGTGCTACAGTTAGCAGAAGAGCCGGCGCCACAGGCTGGCCAGGAGCTGAGGGTGTGGCCTCCAGGGGCCCAGGAGCCCTGCACCGTGAGGCCAGCCCAGGTGGAGCCGCTGCTGCGGCTCTGCCTCCAGCAGGGACAG CTGTGTGAGCCGCTCCCATCCCTGGCAGAGTCTAGAGCCTTGGCCCAGCTGTCCCTGAGCCAACTCAGCCCTGAGCACAGGCGGTTGCGGAGCCCTGCACAGTACCAGGTTGGGGGGAGGCCCGCCCTGTCATTCTGCCCTGTGTGCCCCCGCCCTCCCCCTGCCCACCGCTCCCCTCCTCTGCTCCCTGCAGGTGGTACTGTCCGAGAGGCTGCAGGCCCTGGTGAACAGTCTGCGTGCAGGGCCGTCCCCCTGAGACTCGCAGCGGGGCTGCCTGGAAACAACACGAATCACTCATTTCTCCCCACAGCTTGTCCTGtgttgtttgtgtcatctgttcACCCAGCCCACAGGCTGGGCCTCccgggctggggctgggctggagtCAGGAATCTGAGCTTGAGGGAGCAGGAGGATTTGCATCCCAATGAAAGCACAGGCCCTGCCGGGGTGGGAGACAGCCCTGTGCTGAAGCCTGAAGGGCAGTGA
- the NAPRT gene encoding nicotinate phosphoribosyltransferase isoform X6, producing the protein MAAEQDPEGRAAARPLLTDLYQATMALGYWRAGRARDAAEFELFFRRCPFGGAFTLAAGLRDCVRFLRAFRLRDADVQFLASVLPPDTDPAFFEHLRALDCSEVTVRALPEGSLAFPGVPLLQVSGPLLVVQLLETPLLCLVSYASLVATNAARLRLIAGPEKRLLEMGLRRAQGPDGGLTASTYSYLGGFDSSSNVLAGQLRGVPVAGTLAHSFVTSFSGSEVPPDPMLVPAAGEGPGVDLAAKAQVWLEHVCAHLGLGVQEPHPGERAAFVAYALAFPRAFQGLLDSYSVWRSGLPNFLAVALALGELGYRAVGVRLDSGDLLQQAQEIRKVFRAASAQFQVPWLESVPIAVSNNIDEEALARLAQEGSEVNVIGIGTSVVTCPQQPSLGGVYKLVAVGGQPRMKLTEDPEKQTLPGSKAAFRLLGSDAV; encoded by the exons ATGGCGGCGGAGCAGGACCCCGAGGGGCGCGCGGCGGCGCGGCCGCTGCTCACTGACCTCTACCAGGCCACCATGGCGTTGGGCTATTGGCGCGCGGGCCGGGCGCGGGACGCCGCCGAGTTCGAGCTCTTCTTCCGCCGCTGCCCGTTCGGCGGCGCCTTCACCTTGGCCGCCGGCCTGCGCGACTGTGTGCGCTTCCTGCGCGCCTTCCGCCTGCGGGACGCCG ACGTGCAGTTCCTGGCCTCGGTGCTGCCCCCAGACACCGACCCTGCGTTCTTCGAGCACCTGCGGGCCCTCGACTGCTCCGAGGTGACGGTTCGAGCCCTGCCCGAGGGCTCCCTCGCCTTCCCAGGC GTGCCGCTCCTGCAGGTGTCCGGGCCGCTCCTGGTGGTGCAGCTGCTGGAGACACCGCTGCTCTGCCTGGTCAGCTACGCCAG CCTGGTGGCCACCAACGCAGCGCGGCTTCGCTTGATCGCAGGGCCAGAGAAGCGGCTGCTAGAGATGGGCCTGAGGCGGGCTCAGGGCCCCGATGGGGGCCTGACAGCCTCCACCTACAGCTACCTGGGCG GCTTCGACAGCAGCAGCAACGTGCTAGCGGGCCAGCTGCGAGGTGTGCCGGTGGCCGGGACCCTGGCCCACTCTTTCGTCACTTCCTTTTCAGGCAGCGAGGTGCCCCCTGACCCG ATGTTGGTGCCGGCAGCTGGTGAGGGCCCTGGGGTGGACCTGGCGGCCAAAGCCCAGGTGTGGCTGGAGCATGTGTGTGCCCacctggggctgggggtgcagGAGCCGCACCCAGGCGAGCGGGCAGCCTTTGTGGCCTATGCCTTGGCTTTTCCCCGGGCCTTCCAGGGCCTCCTGGACTCCTACAGCGTGTGGAG GAGTGGTCTCCCCAACTTCCTAGCAGTCGCCCTGGCCCTGGGAGAGCTGGGCTACCGGGCAGTGGGCGTGAGGCTGGACAGTGGCGACCTGCTACAGCAGGCCCAGGAGATCCGCAAGGTCTTCCGAGCTGCTTCAGCCCA GTTCCAGGTGCCCTGGCTGGAGTCAGTCCCCATCGCAGTCAGCAACAACATTGACGAGGAGGCGCTGGCCCGACTGGCCCAAGAG GGCAGTGAGGTGAATGTCATTGGCATTGGCACCAGTGTGGTCACCTGCCCCCAACAGCCTTCCCTGGGCGGCGTCTATAAG CTGGTGGCCGTGGGGGGCCAGCCACGAATGAAGCTGACGGAGGACCCTGAGAAGCAGACGTTGCCTGGGAGCAAGGCTGCTTTCCGGCTCCTGGGCTCTGACG CTGTGTGA
- the NAPRT gene encoding nicotinate phosphoribosyltransferase isoform X4, giving the protein MAAEQDPEGRAAARPLLTDLYQATMALGYWRAGRARDAAEFELFFRRCPFGGAFTLAAGLRDCVRFLRAFRLRDADVQFLASVLPPDTDPAFFEHLRALDCSEVPLLQVSGPLLVVQLLETPLLCLVSYASLVATNAARLRLIAGPEKRLLEMGLRRAQGPDGGLTASTYSYLGGFDSSSNVLAGQLRGVPVAGTLAHSFVTSFSGSEVPPDPMLVPAAGEGPGVDLAAKAQVWLEHVCAHLGLGVQEPHPGERAAFVAYALAFPRAFQGLLDSYSVWRSGLPNFLAVALALGELGYRAVGVRLDSGDLLQQAQEIRKVFRAASAQFQVPWLESVPIAVSNNIDEEALARLAQEGSEVNVIGIGTSVVTCPQQPSLGGVYKLVAVGGQPRMKLTEDPEKQTLPGSKAAFRLLGSDGSLLMDVLQLAEEPAPQAGQELRVWPPGAQEPCTVRPAQVEPLLRLCLQQGQLCEPLPSLAESRALAQLSLSQLSPEHRRLRSPAQYQVVLSERLQALVNSLRAGPSP; this is encoded by the exons ATGGCGGCGGAGCAGGACCCCGAGGGGCGCGCGGCGGCGCGGCCGCTGCTCACTGACCTCTACCAGGCCACCATGGCGTTGGGCTATTGGCGCGCGGGCCGGGCGCGGGACGCCGCCGAGTTCGAGCTCTTCTTCCGCCGCTGCCCGTTCGGCGGCGCCTTCACCTTGGCCGCCGGCCTGCGCGACTGTGTGCGCTTCCTGCGCGCCTTCCGCCTGCGGGACGCCG ACGTGCAGTTCCTGGCCTCGGTGCTGCCCCCAGACACCGACCCTGCGTTCTTCGAGCACCTGCGGGCCCTCGACTGCTCCGAG GTGCCGCTCCTGCAGGTGTCCGGGCCGCTCCTGGTGGTGCAGCTGCTGGAGACACCGCTGCTCTGCCTGGTCAGCTACGCCAG CCTGGTGGCCACCAACGCAGCGCGGCTTCGCTTGATCGCAGGGCCAGAGAAGCGGCTGCTAGAGATGGGCCTGAGGCGGGCTCAGGGCCCCGATGGGGGCCTGACAGCCTCCACCTACAGCTACCTGGGCG GCTTCGACAGCAGCAGCAACGTGCTAGCGGGCCAGCTGCGAGGTGTGCCGGTGGCCGGGACCCTGGCCCACTCTTTCGTCACTTCCTTTTCAGGCAGCGAGGTGCCCCCTGACCCG ATGTTGGTGCCGGCAGCTGGTGAGGGCCCTGGGGTGGACCTGGCGGCCAAAGCCCAGGTGTGGCTGGAGCATGTGTGTGCCCacctggggctgggggtgcagGAGCCGCACCCAGGCGAGCGGGCAGCCTTTGTGGCCTATGCCTTGGCTTTTCCCCGGGCCTTCCAGGGCCTCCTGGACTCCTACAGCGTGTGGAG GAGTGGTCTCCCCAACTTCCTAGCAGTCGCCCTGGCCCTGGGAGAGCTGGGCTACCGGGCAGTGGGCGTGAGGCTGGACAGTGGCGACCTGCTACAGCAGGCCCAGGAGATCCGCAAGGTCTTCCGAGCTGCTTCAGCCCA GTTCCAGGTGCCCTGGCTGGAGTCAGTCCCCATCGCAGTCAGCAACAACATTGACGAGGAGGCGCTGGCCCGACTGGCCCAAGAG GGCAGTGAGGTGAATGTCATTGGCATTGGCACCAGTGTGGTCACCTGCCCCCAACAGCCTTCCCTGGGCGGCGTCTATAAG CTGGTGGCCGTGGGGGGCCAGCCACGAATGAAGCTGACGGAGGACCCTGAGAAGCAGACGTTGCCTGGGAGCAAGGCTGCTTTCCGGCTCCTGGGCTCTGACG GGTCTCTACTCATGGACGTGCTACAGTTAGCAGAAGAGCCGGCGCCACAGGCTGGCCAGGAGCTGAGGGTGTGGCCTCCAGGGGCCCAGGAGCCCTGCACCGTGAGGCCAGCCCAGGTGGAGCCGCTGCTGCGGCTCTGCCTCCAGCAGGGACAG CTGTGTGAGCCGCTCCCATCCCTGGCAGAGTCTAGAGCCTTGGCCCAGCTGTCCCTGAGCCAACTCAGCCCTGAGCACAGGCGGTTGCGGAGCCCTGCACAGTACCAG GTGGTACTGTCCGAGAGGCTGCAGGCCCTGGTGAACAGTCTGCGTGCAGGGCCGTCCCCCTGA
- the NAPRT gene encoding nicotinate phosphoribosyltransferase isoform X2 produces the protein MAAEQDPEGRAAARPLLTDLYQATMALGYWRAGRARDAAEFELFFRRCPFGGAFTLAAGLRDCVRFLRAFRLRDADVQFLASVLPPDTDPAFFEHLRALDCSEVTVRALPEGSLAFPGVPLLQVSGPLLVVQLLETPLLCLVSYASLVATNAARLRLIAGPEKRLLEMGLRRAQGPDGGLTASTYSYLGGFDSSSNVLAGQLRGVPVAGTLAHSFVTSFSGSEVPPDPMLVPAAGEGPGVDLAAKAQVWLEHVCAHLGLGVQEPHPGERAAFVAYALAFPRAFQGLLDSYSVWRSGLPNFLAVALALGELGYRAVGVRLDSGDLLQQAQEIRKVFRAASAQFQVPWLESVPIAVSNNIDEEALARLAQEGSEVNVIGIGTSVVTCPQQPSLGGVYKLVAVGGQPRMKLTEDPEKQTLPGSKAAFRLLGSDGSLLMDVLQLAEEPAPQAGQELRVWPPGAQEPCTVRPAQVEPLLRLCLQQGQLCEPLPSLAESRALAQLSLSQLSPEHRRLRSPAQYQVVLSERLQALVNSLRAGPSP, from the exons ATGGCGGCGGAGCAGGACCCCGAGGGGCGCGCGGCGGCGCGGCCGCTGCTCACTGACCTCTACCAGGCCACCATGGCGTTGGGCTATTGGCGCGCGGGCCGGGCGCGGGACGCCGCCGAGTTCGAGCTCTTCTTCCGCCGCTGCCCGTTCGGCGGCGCCTTCACCTTGGCCGCCGGCCTGCGCGACTGTGTGCGCTTCCTGCGCGCCTTCCGCCTGCGGGACGCCG ACGTGCAGTTCCTGGCCTCGGTGCTGCCCCCAGACACCGACCCTGCGTTCTTCGAGCACCTGCGGGCCCTCGACTGCTCCGAGGTGACGGTTCGAGCCCTGCCCGAGGGCTCCCTCGCCTTCCCAGGC GTGCCGCTCCTGCAGGTGTCCGGGCCGCTCCTGGTGGTGCAGCTGCTGGAGACACCGCTGCTCTGCCTGGTCAGCTACGCCAG CCTGGTGGCCACCAACGCAGCGCGGCTTCGCTTGATCGCAGGGCCAGAGAAGCGGCTGCTAGAGATGGGCCTGAGGCGGGCTCAGGGCCCCGATGGGGGCCTGACAGCCTCCACCTACAGCTACCTGGGCG GCTTCGACAGCAGCAGCAACGTGCTAGCGGGCCAGCTGCGAGGTGTGCCGGTGGCCGGGACCCTGGCCCACTCTTTCGTCACTTCCTTTTCAGGCAGCGAGGTGCCCCCTGACCCG ATGTTGGTGCCGGCAGCTGGTGAGGGCCCTGGGGTGGACCTGGCGGCCAAAGCCCAGGTGTGGCTGGAGCATGTGTGTGCCCacctggggctgggggtgcagGAGCCGCACCCAGGCGAGCGGGCAGCCTTTGTGGCCTATGCCTTGGCTTTTCCCCGGGCCTTCCAGGGCCTCCTGGACTCCTACAGCGTGTGGAG GAGTGGTCTCCCCAACTTCCTAGCAGTCGCCCTGGCCCTGGGAGAGCTGGGCTACCGGGCAGTGGGCGTGAGGCTGGACAGTGGCGACCTGCTACAGCAGGCCCAGGAGATCCGCAAGGTCTTCCGAGCTGCTTCAGCCCA GTTCCAGGTGCCCTGGCTGGAGTCAGTCCCCATCGCAGTCAGCAACAACATTGACGAGGAGGCGCTGGCCCGACTGGCCCAAGAG GGCAGTGAGGTGAATGTCATTGGCATTGGCACCAGTGTGGTCACCTGCCCCCAACAGCCTTCCCTGGGCGGCGTCTATAAG CTGGTGGCCGTGGGGGGCCAGCCACGAATGAAGCTGACGGAGGACCCTGAGAAGCAGACGTTGCCTGGGAGCAAGGCTGCTTTCCGGCTCCTGGGCTCTGACG GGTCTCTACTCATGGACGTGCTACAGTTAGCAGAAGAGCCGGCGCCACAGGCTGGCCAGGAGCTGAGGGTGTGGCCTCCAGGGGCCCAGGAGCCCTGCACCGTGAGGCCAGCCCAGGTGGAGCCGCTGCTGCGGCTCTGCCTCCAGCAGGGACAG CTGTGTGAGCCGCTCCCATCCCTGGCAGAGTCTAGAGCCTTGGCCCAGCTGTCCCTGAGCCAACTCAGCCCTGAGCACAGGCGGTTGCGGAGCCCTGCACAGTACCAG GTGGTACTGTCCGAGAGGCTGCAGGCCCTGGTGAACAGTCTGCGTGCAGGGCCGTCCCCCTGA